A genomic region of Jeotgalibacillus haloalkalitolerans contains the following coding sequences:
- the purB gene encoding adenylosuccinate lyase codes for MIERYTRPEMGAIWTEQNRFEAWLEVEILACEAWSELGDIPKEDVQKIRENASFDVDRIKAIEEETRHDVVAFTRAVSETLGDEKKWVHYGLTSTDVVDTALSYLLRQANEILLADLERFVEILAEKAKEHKDTVMMGRTHGVHAEPTTFGLKLALWYEEMKRNLDRFKRAAAGVEFGKMSGAVGTYANIDPFVESYVCEKLGLTPAPVSTQTLQRDRHADYMATLALIATSIEKFAVEVRSLQKSETREVEEFFAKGQKGSSAMPHKRNPIGSENMTGLARLIRGYMQTAYENVPLWHERDISHSSAERVILPDATIALNYMLNRFGNIVKNLTVFPENMKRNMDRTLGLIYSQRVLLALIDKGLSREEAYDTVQPKAMEAWEKQVHFRELVEAEEKITSKLSPAEIEDCFDYTYHLQHVDTVFKRIGLL; via the coding sequence ATGATTGAACGGTATACGCGACCTGAGATGGGTGCGATTTGGACTGAGCAGAACCGCTTTGAAGCATGGCTTGAGGTGGAAATTCTGGCATGTGAGGCATGGTCAGAGCTTGGTGACATTCCAAAAGAGGATGTACAGAAAATCCGTGAGAATGCATCATTTGATGTGGACCGCATTAAAGCGATTGAGGAAGAAACGCGCCATGACGTAGTGGCATTTACAAGAGCGGTTTCTGAAACACTTGGTGATGAAAAGAAGTGGGTACACTACGGGCTGACTTCAACAGACGTTGTAGATACTGCACTTTCATACCTGCTAAGACAGGCGAATGAAATTCTGCTTGCTGACCTTGAGCGCTTTGTAGAGATTTTAGCTGAGAAAGCGAAAGAACATAAAGATACAGTGATGATGGGTCGTACACATGGTGTTCATGCTGAACCGACGACTTTCGGATTGAAGCTTGCACTCTGGTACGAAGAAATGAAGCGTAACCTTGACCGTTTCAAGCGCGCAGCAGCCGGCGTTGAATTTGGTAAGATGTCAGGCGCAGTCGGCACGTATGCAAATATCGACCCGTTTGTTGAATCTTATGTATGTGAAAAGCTCGGCTTAACACCTGCACCGGTTTCAACACAGACACTGCAGCGAGACCGCCACGCAGATTATATGGCAACACTTGCCCTGATCGCGACGTCTATTGAAAAGTTCGCTGTAGAAGTCCGCAGCCTTCAAAAGAGTGAAACACGTGAAGTAGAAGAATTCTTTGCGAAAGGTCAAAAAGGGTCTTCTGCAATGCCACACAAACGGAATCCGATCGGTTCTGAAAATATGACAGGACTTGCACGTCTGATCCGCGGCTACATGCAGACAGCCTATGAAAATGTTCCGCTATGGCATGAGCGTGATATTTCACACTCTTCAGCTGAACGTGTCATTTTGCCGGATGCAACAATCGCATTAAATTACATGCTGAACCGTTTCGGAAACATTGTGAAAAACCTGACAGTGTTCCCTGAAAATATGAAGCGCAACATGGACCGCACACTCGGTCTGATCTACTCACAGCGCGTCCTGCTTGCACTGATTGACAAAGGTCTTTCACGCGAAGAAGCCTATGACACAGTCCAGCCAAAAGCAATGGAAGCGTGGGAAAAGCAGGTGCACTTCCGTGAACTCGTTGAAGCGGAAGAAAAAATCACATCAAAACTGTCACCGGCAGAAATCGAAGACTGCTTCGACTACACTTATCACCTGCAGCACGTAGACACAGTGTTTAAGCGTATCGGACTTTTATAA